A single Amphiprion ocellaris isolate individual 3 ecotype Okinawa chromosome 1, ASM2253959v1, whole genome shotgun sequence DNA region contains:
- the LOC129349299 gene encoding uncharacterized protein LOC129349299, with protein MQATESMLCRRRLLRDVVRHHSTGSVGKDLDHHSSCLQHEFVDSSSPRFHRSTITSPLTDTEPQGQLAPAAGPLHTSPDATPAGSPPHHLSRGHCGVIRVCCHDRTVPPGVGSKSIRHQSEARGFTQALALHVCRDSTSAWTPSPLPSSKTASLLSPPSSLTSSTLPSVLAVSPHPSSSPLSPPSSKNLVWIQPSLTTSGPSPTSRSYPKH; from the exons ATGCAAGCAACGGAAAGTATGTTATGTCGACGACGTCTGCTGCGGGACGTGGTTCGCCACCACTCCACCGGGTCTGTCGGCAAAGACTTGGACCATCATAGCAGCTGTCTACAACACGAGTTTGTGGACTCCTCATCGCCGCGTTTCCatcgctccaccatcacctcccccCTTACCGACACCGAGCCACAGGGACAGCTGGCACCCGCGGCGGGtcctctgcacaccagccccGACGCAACCCCAGCTGGAAGCCCTCCACACCACCTCTCCC GAGGGCACTGTGGAGTCATCAGAGTGTGCTGCCATGACAGAACAGTACCTCCAGGAGTTGGTTCAAAGAGCATCAGACATCAATCTGAAGCACGAGGCTTTACACAAGCTCTGGCCCTCCATGTTTGCAGAGACTCCACatctgcctggaccccatccccactgccctcctcaaaaactgcctccctgttatctcccccctcatctctaacatcatcaacacttccctcagtactggctgtgtccccccacccctcaagctcgcctctgtctcccccatcctcaaaaaacctggtttggatccaaccttccctcacaacttccggcccatctccaacctcccgttcatatccaaaacattag